In a single window of the Tribolium castaneum strain GA2 chromosome 8, icTriCast1.1, whole genome shotgun sequence genome:
- the LOC135267006 gene encoding uncharacterized protein LOC135267006, which translates to MRRNSAMMEWLKPSPVWSGDHKTLLLSENNNTEPVPDVSLSQIIEKSSQFPIEFPLESVRCCQLQNHTAVKTLEKNINSAYPVIHEHALYLCAVFLLHQGKYGEKKEFYKEMSLLQFIDRLLSKRAVMFMGPVDRFLLLNKTNGSGRWETIGTSSETPPLVLENCLSYDEIKLSALLSVSSFSYFINNGDRNNMGYVWPNRSRVEENGVIIGVIGPRLEKSRVMEYREVVICKEQNTSCYGYGPSEEPTLQQEFLKFYGSVNGTYDKVLEQIGSHPEQYLELGRGKYFDRLMYEKRLALSIDTLLIEANDRAKQENKMAYVHVVGLGLGVWKITHQQNKIFMDTFAQRLELLGDELKHISDVRFAYIHETSAGKYSNGDKIKGITLHMIDKNPQEKLAGDDEGKLLVVSYPWDGNALPGNEFWMGSLNRSGDTAAASSSQVAELHNWHINAKASARNLRIATFKGLYTFKEYQEMHKND; encoded by the exons CGTCCCTGATGTCAGTTTGAGCCAAATAATTGAGAAAAGTTCACAATTCCCTATTGAGTTCCCTTTGGAATCAGTACGTTGTTGTCAACTTCAAAATCACACCGCCGTAAAAACCCTAGAGAAGAACATAAATTCGGCGTATCCGGTGATTCACGAACATGCGCTGTATTTATGCGCTGTTTTCCTGCTGCATCAGGGGAAGTACGGGGAGAAGAAGGAGTTTTACAAAGAGATGTCGCTGTTGCAGTTTATTGATAGGTTGTTGAGTAAACGGGCGGTTATGTTCATGGGGCCTGTGGAccgttttttacttttgaacAAAACAAATGGTTCAGGCCGGTGGGAAACAATTGGGACAAGTAGCGAAACGCCGCCTCTGGTTTTGGAAAACTGTCTCAGTTacgatgaaataaaattatcggCGTTATTGTCAGTCTCGTCGTTTAGTTACTTTATCAATAATGGGGACCGCAATAATATGGGCTATGTTTGGCCAAATCGGAGCAGAGTTGAGGAGAATGGGGTGATAATTGGGGTGATTGGCCCCAGACTTGAAAAATCTAGGGTAATGGAGTACCGCGAGGTTGTCATTTGCAAGGAACAAAACACTAGTTGCTATGGATACGGCCCGTCAGAAGAGCCAACCTTGCAGCaggaatttttgaaattttacggCAGTGTGAATGGGACTTATGATAAGGTTTTGGAACAAATCGGGTCACACCCTGAGCAATATTTGGAATTAGGGAGAGGCAAATATTTCGATCGGTTGATGTATGAGAAACGACTCGCTTTATCGATTGATACTCTTCTAATCGAAGCAAATGATCGAGCGAAACAGGAAAATAAAATGGCATATGTGCACGTTGTAGGCCTCGGTCTGGGCGTATGGAAAATAACCCaccaacaaaacaaaatttttatggacacGTTCGCCCAACGGCTcga GCTACTGGGCGATGAGTTGAAACACATCAGCGATGTCCGTTTCGCCTACATTCACGAAACTTCCGCGGGGAAGTACTCAAACGGTGACAAAATCAAGGGAATCACACTACACATGATCGATAAAAATCCCCAGGAGAAACTTGCAGGGGACGACGAAGGCAAACTGTTGGTAGTGTCGTATCCCTGGGATGGCAATGCGTTGCCTGGCAACGAATTCTGGATGGGAAGTTTGAACAGGAGTGGCGACACTGCTGCAGCTAGTTCCTCACAGGTGGCAGAACTGCACAACTGGCACATCAACGCCAAAGCGAGCGCGCGAAATTTGAGAATTGCAACGTTTAAGGGGTTGTACACCTTCAAGGAGTACCAAGAGATGCACAAAAATGATTAA
- the LOC658948 gene encoding protein regulator of cytokinesis 1 isoform X2 has protein sequence MKLLEKLENLCRDLHVPIPTFNYEGVPLSEVRLQIVQKVDEFEALAQIRRREFSELQQKELKLCACLGRAPLPLPPELEELKAYVENLETEAMEREEVFFQLKEKIVEIVVSELEMCPNLEFEKDILNLSNTQVRITDAEMEQLRQFHDQLVKRLADVTEEVEELRSRIDDLWKKLEVDLVERDDFRARHVGHSLKTLEALKEELNRLKAMKKAKLQSFILKQRDELEEWWEKCHCTQKQRDDFTFYYSDCFTEDLFDIHEREIQKWKNYYDGNSEIFALLKEFKTLWTEQIELESNSKGANRYKNRGGQLLIEERKRNKLKKRLPVVEDKLRSLAQAYLVRNGQEFETFGQTIDDYIQQLHENKERKLSAKKQQRDQQPSCSSRLPTTPRHCSQRKVTATPVTEPCKKAKLAVLKKVSKTGLPKFNTSKTKNNRRRSSAHKQRLRSRLFKSSDKENQSNVSTTYHDFEKEISARDACRSTIFGGTIGLQVTNPEGIRIKQENFAIPSGIAPLPSTSRSKNPSKF, from the exons atgaaactgTTAGAGAAACTCGAAAATCTCTGTCGCGACCTCCACGTCCCAATCCCCACTTTCAACTACGAAGGGGTTCCTCTGAGTGAGGTGCGCCTCCAAATCGTCCAAAAGGTGGACGAATTCGAGGCTTTGGCCCAGATTCGCCGACGGGAGTTTAGCGAGTTGCAGCAGAAAGAGCTCAAACTGTGTGCCTGTCTGGGGCGGGCCCCCCTCCCGTTGCCCCCCGAGCTGGAGGAGTTGAAGGCCTATGTCGAGAACCTGGAGACGGAGGCGATGGAACGGGAGGAGGTTTTCTTCCAACTGAAGGAAAAAATCGTCGAGATTGTCGTCTCCGAACTAGAGATGTGCCCTAATCTAGAGTTCGAGAAGgatattttgaatttgtcCAATACCCAAGTGCGCATAACCGACGCAGAAATGGAGCAGTTGCGGCAGTTCCACGACCAGTTGGTCAAGCGCCTCGCTGACGTGACCGAGGAGGTTGAAGAGTTGAGGAGCAGGATCGACGatttgtggaaaaaattgGAGGTTGATTTGGTGGAGCGTGATGATTTCCGGGCGAGACACGTGGGGCACTCGTTGAAGACGCTGGAGGCGCTTAAAGAGGAGTTGAATAGGTTGAAGGCGATGAAAAAGGCCAAGCTTCAGagtttcattttaaagcaacgAGATGAGCTCGAAGAATGGTGGGAAAAGTGTCACTGTACACAAAAACAACGCGATGATTTTACGTTTTACTACTCCGATTGTTTTACCGAAGATTTGTTCGATATACATGAGCGTGAAATCCAGAAATGGAAGAATTATTACGATGggaactctgaaatctttgcACTTCTCAAGGAGTTTAAGACGTTGTGGACGGAACAGATCGAGCTAGAATCGAATTCTAAAGGTGCTAATCGGTACAAGAACCGCGGAGGGCAATTGTTGATTGAGGAAAGGAAACGTAATAAGCTCAAAAAACGACTTCCAGTAGTTGAGGATAAGCTCCGAAGTTTGGCTCAAGCGTATTTGGTCCGAAATGGGCAAGAATTCGAGACGTTTGGGCAAACAATCGACGACTACATTCAACAACTGCACGAAAATAAAGAACGG AAACTGAGTGCCAAGAAACAACAGCGTGACCAACAGCCGTCCTGTTCGAGCAGATTGCCCACAACTCCACGCCACTGCTCCCAACGCAAAGTCACAGCGACTCCAGTGACAGAACCCtgcaaaaaagcaaaacttgCGGTTTTGAAAAAGGTctcaaagactggcttacccaaattcaacacatcaaaaactaagaataatCGTCGGCGGTCGTCTGCACATAAACAACGACTGAGAAGCCGACTGTTTAAGAGCTCGGATAAGGAAAATCAGAGTAATGTTTCGACCACATACCACGATTTTGAG AAAGAAATATCGGCAAGAGATGCGTGCAGGAGTACCATTTTTGGTGGAACGATTGGTCTACAGGTTACAAATCCAGAGGGAATTCGCATAAAGCAGGAAAACTTTGCCATTCCCAGTGGCATTGCTCCCTTGCCCAGCACATCAAGGTCCAAAAATCCgagcaaattttaa
- the LOC658948 gene encoding protein regulator of cytokinesis 1 isoform X1 — MKLLEKLENLCRDLHVPIPTFNYEGVPLSEVRLQIVQKVDEFEALAQIRRREFSELQQKELKLCACLGRAPLPLPPELEELKAYVENLETEAMEREEVFFQLKEKIVEIVVSELEMCPNLEFEKDILNLSNTQVRITDAEMEQLRQFHDQLVKRLADVTEEVEELRSRIDDLWKKLEVDLVERDDFRARHVGHSLKTLEALKEELNRLKAMKKAKLQSFILKQRDELEEWWEKCHCTQKQRDDFTFYYSDCFTEDLFDIHEREIQKWKNYYDGNSEIFALLKEFKTLWTEQIELESNSKGANRYKNRGGQLLIEERKRNKLKKRLPVVEDKLRSLAQAYLVRNGQEFETFGQTIDDYIQQLHENKERDFKQKLSAKKQQRDQQPSCSSRLPTTPRHCSQRKVTATPVTEPCKKAKLAVLKKVSKTGLPKFNTSKTKNNRRRSSAHKQRLRSRLFKSSDKENQSNVSTTYHDFEKEISARDACRSTIFGGTIGLQVTNPEGIRIKQENFAIPSGIAPLPSTSRSKNPSKF; from the exons atgaaactgTTAGAGAAACTCGAAAATCTCTGTCGCGACCTCCACGTCCCAATCCCCACTTTCAACTACGAAGGGGTTCCTCTGAGTGAGGTGCGCCTCCAAATCGTCCAAAAGGTGGACGAATTCGAGGCTTTGGCCCAGATTCGCCGACGGGAGTTTAGCGAGTTGCAGCAGAAAGAGCTCAAACTGTGTGCCTGTCTGGGGCGGGCCCCCCTCCCGTTGCCCCCCGAGCTGGAGGAGTTGAAGGCCTATGTCGAGAACCTGGAGACGGAGGCGATGGAACGGGAGGAGGTTTTCTTCCAACTGAAGGAAAAAATCGTCGAGATTGTCGTCTCCGAACTAGAGATGTGCCCTAATCTAGAGTTCGAGAAGgatattttgaatttgtcCAATACCCAAGTGCGCATAACCGACGCAGAAATGGAGCAGTTGCGGCAGTTCCACGACCAGTTGGTCAAGCGCCTCGCTGACGTGACCGAGGAGGTTGAAGAGTTGAGGAGCAGGATCGACGatttgtggaaaaaattgGAGGTTGATTTGGTGGAGCGTGATGATTTCCGGGCGAGACACGTGGGGCACTCGTTGAAGACGCTGGAGGCGCTTAAAGAGGAGTTGAATAGGTTGAAGGCGATGAAAAAGGCCAAGCTTCAGagtttcattttaaagcaacgAGATGAGCTCGAAGAATGGTGGGAAAAGTGTCACTGTACACAAAAACAACGCGATGATTTTACGTTTTACTACTCCGATTGTTTTACCGAAGATTTGTTCGATATACATGAGCGTGAAATCCAGAAATGGAAGAATTATTACGATGggaactctgaaatctttgcACTTCTCAAGGAGTTTAAGACGTTGTGGACGGAACAGATCGAGCTAGAATCGAATTCTAAAGGTGCTAATCGGTACAAGAACCGCGGAGGGCAATTGTTGATTGAGGAAAGGAAACGTAATAAGCTCAAAAAACGACTTCCAGTAGTTGAGGATAAGCTCCGAAGTTTGGCTCAAGCGTATTTGGTCCGAAATGGGCAAGAATTCGAGACGTTTGGGCAAACAATCGACGACTACATTCAACAACTGCACGAAAATAAAGAACGG gaTTTTAAACAGAAACTGAGTGCCAAGAAACAACAGCGTGACCAACAGCCGTCCTGTTCGAGCAGATTGCCCACAACTCCACGCCACTGCTCCCAACGCAAAGTCACAGCGACTCCAGTGACAGAACCCtgcaaaaaagcaaaacttgCGGTTTTGAAAAAGGTctcaaagactggcttacccaaattcaacacatcaaaaactaagaataatCGTCGGCGGTCGTCTGCACATAAACAACGACTGAGAAGCCGACTGTTTAAGAGCTCGGATAAGGAAAATCAGAGTAATGTTTCGACCACATACCACGATTTTGAG AAAGAAATATCGGCAAGAGATGCGTGCAGGAGTACCATTTTTGGTGGAACGATTGGTCTACAGGTTACAAATCCAGAGGGAATTCGCATAAAGCAGGAAAACTTTGCCATTCCCAGTGGCATTGCTCCCTTGCCCAGCACATCAAGGTCCAAAAATCCgagcaaattttaa